From one Populus alba chromosome 17, ASM523922v2, whole genome shotgun sequence genomic stretch:
- the LOC118031814 gene encoding transcription initiation factor TFIID subunit 1 isoform X4 — MSGGGYDSGSASDDDDDEEYEEVGGNRFLGFMFGNVDNSGDLDADYLDEDAKEHLAALADKLGSSLTEIDLSVKSHQTSTDAAEQDYDAKAEDAVDYEDFDEQYEGPETQGVSEEDYLLSKKNYILSESSLQPPTSDNEDYDEDVEEELEKEPVVSDKILEFQTASLSGQQDVGVVSGVGVEKSSQDDVELGSMDSESSDAKSEDIHEEEVDHVEGPLDGKGPSPLPILFIEDGMEILKFSEIFSIHEPSKKGKKRDHRYSIFKEKYTSMDASDIVEEDEEVFLKDSGQLFPSHLLVNQHDISILSEDAAELARFGTVHGAIKTSVQIEEQRKNSYLSAEPMNKEVEWKSPVHSKFYPLDQQDWQERILWDNSPAISDNSVESFDLSGPDTGSSFIRESEQVTSPQNRCSELPVELNENTSNFLWNRSSVLLESFGSEDSSEPGNLPFSESRCHPQLLRLESQMEVDSSSHVDDRRENNSAELHESDAVRRFSKLTLQNRDLMEGSWLDNIIWEPNETNINPKLILDLQDKQMLFEILDHRDSKHLQLHAGAMIITRTLKQRVSHELLGHGNRSGWQFNIANDKFYMNRKISQQLQSNSNKRTAYGIKIHHSAPAIKLQTMKLKLSNKDLANFHRPKALWYPHDHEVAVKERGKLPTVGPMKIILKSLGGKGSKVHVDAEETVSSVKAKASKKLDFKPSETVKIFYLGKELEDHMSLAAQNVQPNSLLHLVRTKIHLWPRAQKIPGENKSLRPPGAFKKKSDLSVKDGHIFLMEYCEERPLLLSNVGMGANLRTYYQKSSPGDQAGISLRNEKRSLGNVVILEQTDKSPFLGDIKAGCSQSSLETNMYKAPIFPHKVPPTDYLLVRSAKGKLCLRRIDRVAVIGQQEPLMEVLAPASKNLQAYFINRLLLYLYREFRAAEKCGTLPWIRADELSAHFPSIPETILRKKLKECAVLRKDANGHLFWAKKRDFIIPSEEELKKMVLPENVCAYESMQAGLYRLKHLGITKLTLPASVSTAMSQLPDEAIALAAASHIERELQITPWSLSSNFVACTNQDRANIERLEITGVGDPSGRGLGFSYVRAAPKAPMSNAMMKKKAGAGRGGSTVTGTDADLRRLSMEAAREVLLKFNVPDEQIAKQTRWHRIAMIRKLSSEQASCGVKVDPTTISKYARGQRMSFLQLQQQTREKCQEIWDRQVQSLSALDGDEIESDSEANSDLDSFAGDLENLLDAEEFEGDESNYESKHDKGDCVKGIKMRRRPSQAQAEEEFEDEAAEAAELCRLLMDDDEAEQKKKRKIKTGCVNAVLAPKKPSFVDNVHRGKKMNKTQPSGSYTPKENSIRDSKEVETLFMKGKASEKVNTVKKNVSVSNTPPLKAKVIMADGLNHIFKEKKSAREKFVCGACGQLGHMKTNKNCPKYGKEPETPVETTDLEKASRKSTSQDLLNVSQHKLQKKRMVSKSATKVEVSEGEKSSLAKSLPVKFKCGSTEKFSDKPADGAADHSDQPTTSDVRPVSSDIDTGSRSTAKVNKIKIFNKAKPENIQVESHKPSIVIRPPMDIERSQIESHKPSIVIRPPTYTDRNHVDPHKPSIVIRPPAEKDREKSQKKIVIRQSKEIFDPDRVSQDGRTGREHRKTKKIAELSSFEKHGKTMHFSRESAKRKAEDRRWWEEEEKRRTAERLREERERRIHAEEMRSLEEQEKLADIKRYTETIRWDWDEEERQKAKKKKKKKMKMKMKMKKPEISDDYLDDYRGARNGRRMPERDRGAKRRPVVDVGTSGADYTPATKRRRVGEVGLANILEGIVDALKDRVEVSYLFLKPVPKKEAPDYLDIVKRPMDLSTIRDKARKMEYKDRNEFRHDMWQIAYNAHVYNDGRNPGIPPLADQLLELCDYLLMEKQESLSEAEAGI; from the exons ATGAGTGGAGGTGGCTATGACTCCGGAAGTGCTTCTGACGATG ATGATGACGAGGAATATGAGGAAGTTGGTGGTAACCGATTTTTGGGTTTTATGTTTGGGAATGTTGATAATTCTGGTGATCTTGATGCTGATTACCTTGATGAG GATGCAAAGGAGCATCTTGCCGCATTAGCTGACAAGTTGGGTTCGTCGCTAACAGAAATTGAT TTGTCAGTGAAGTCACACCAAACATCCACTGATGCTGCAGAACAAG ATTATGATGCAAAGGCTGAAGATGCCGTTGATTACGAAGACTTTGATGAACAATACGAAGGGCCTGAGACTCAAGGTGTCAGTGAGGAGGACTACTTGTTGtcaaaaaagaattatattttgTCTGAATCCTCATTGCAGCCTCCTACATCCGACAATGAAGATTATGATGAGGATGTGGAAGAGGAACTTGAAAAGGAACCTGTCGTTTCGGATAAAATTCTTGAATTTCAAACTGCCTCTCTATCAG GTCAGCAAGATGTTGGAGTAGTTTCAGGAGTAGGAGTAGAGAAGTCTTCTCAGGATGATGTAGAACTTGGTTCCATGGATTCTGAAAGTTCTGATGCTAAATCAGAAGATATTCATGAG GAGGAAGTTGATCATGTCGAGGGGCCTCTAGATGGTAAAGGTCCCAGTCCACTTCCTATTTTGTTTATAGAAGATGGGATGGAGATCTTAAAGTTTTCTGAAATATTTTCTATCCATGAACCttcgaagaaaggaaaaaaaagagatcacAGATATTCCATTTTCAAAG AGAAGTATACATCTATGGATGCTTCTGATATTGTTGAAGAGGATGAAGAGGTGTTTTTAAAGGACTCTGGTCAACTGTTTCCATCACATTTGCTTGTAAATCAACATGACATCTCAATCTTGAGCGAAGATGCTGCAGAATTAGCAAGATTTGGAACTGTTCATGGAGCTATTAAAACGTCTGTTCAAATTGAGGAACAAAGAAAGAACTCTTATCTTAGTGCTGAACCAATGAACAAGGAAGTGGAATGGAAGTCTCCAGTGCATTCAAAATTCTACCCCCTTGATCAGCAAGACTGGCAAGAGAGAATTCTTTGGGACAATTCCCCAGCTATCAGTGACAACTCTGTAGAGAGTTTTGATCTCTCGGGACCTGACACTGGATCTTCATTTATTAGGGAAAGTGAACAAGTGACTAGTCCACAAAATCGTTGTTCGGAGCTCCCAGTGGAGTTAAATGAGAACACCAGTAACTTTCTTTGGAACAGGTCTTCTGTTCTCTTGGAGTCCTTTGGCTCAGAAGACTCTTCAGAACCTGGAAATCTTCCATTCTCAGAAAGCAGATGCCATCCACAACTTCTGAGATTGGAATCTCAGATGGAAGTGGATAGCTCTAGTCATGTTGATGATAGAAGAGAGAATAATAGTGCTGAGCTTCATGAAAGTGATGCTGTAAGGCGTTTCAGCAAGCTCACATTGCAAAATAGAGATTTGATGGAAGGATCTTGGTTAGATAATATAATATGGGAACCAAATGAAACTAACATAAATCCTAAGCTGATTCTTGATCTTCAAGATAAGCAGATGCTCTTCGAAATTTTGGATCACAGGGATAGTAAGCATCTTCAACTTCACGCGGGGGCAATGATCATAACTCGAACCCTAAAGCAAAGGGTTTCTCATGAGCTGCTAGGCCATGGAAATCGATCTGGTTGGCAATTCAACATTGCTAATGACAAATTCTACATGAACAGGAAAATTTCTCAGcaattgcaatcaaattctaaTAAACGAACTGCATATGGCATTAAAATACATCACTCTGCGCCTGCGATAAAGCTTCAGACAATGAAATTGAAGTTGAGCAA TAAAGATTTAGCTAATTTTCATCGACCTAAAGCTTTATGGTATCCCCATGACCATGAGGTGGCTGTCAAAGAACGAGGGAAGCTACCTACAGTAGGACcaatgaaaattatattaaagagCTTAGGGGGCAAAGGAAGTAAGGTACATGTGGATGCTGAGGAAACTGTCTCTTCTGTCAAAGCAAAAGCTTCAAAAAAGCTAG aTTTCAAGCCGTCAGAAACTGTGAAGATATTTTATTTGGGGAAGGAGCTTGAAGACCACATGTCTCTTGCTGCTCAAAATGTTCAGCCAAACTCCTTGCTTCATCTAGTTCGTACAAAAATTCATTTGTGGCCAAGGGCACAAAAGATTCCAGGTGAAAACAAGTCTCTGCGCCCTCCAGGGGCATTTAAGAAGAAATCTGACCTTTCTGTAAAAGATGGTCACATTTTCCTAATGGA GTATTGTGAGGAAAGACCTTTGTTGTTAAGCAATGTTGGTATGGGTGCTAATCTCCGTACTTACTATCAGAAGTCAAGCCCAGGTGATCAAGCTGGCATCTCATTGCGTAATGAAAAAAGAAGCTTGGGTAATGTTGTGATACTGGAGCAGACTGATAAATCCCCTTTCCTTGGAGACATCAAAGCTGGCTGCAGTCAGTCATCTCTTGAAACAAACATGTATAAAGCACCCATATTTCCCCACAAGGTGCCACCTACTGACTATTTGTTGGTTCGTTCTGCAAAAGGAAAGCTTTGTTTAAGACGCATTGACAGGGTTGCTGTCATTGGACAACAG GAGCCCCTGATGGAGGTTTTAGCTCCTGCTTCTAAGAATCTTCAGGCATATTTCATAAATAGGCTATTGCTGTATCTTTATCGTGAGTTCCGAGCTGCTGAAAAGTGTGGCACACTTCCTTGGATACGTGCAGATGAGCTATCTGCTCATTTTCCAAGCATTCCAGAGACCATCTTACGAAAGAAGCTCAAGGAGTGTGCTGTTTTACGG AAGGATGCAAATGGACACTTGTTTTGGGCCAAGAAGCGTGATTTCATCATTCCATCTGAAGAGGAATTGAAAAAGATGGTCTTACCAGAGAAT GTCTGTGCTTATGAAAGCATGCAAGCTGGTCTGTATCGTCTTAAACATTTGGGGATTACGAAGCTAACGCTTCCTGCTAGTGTTTCGACTGCAATGAGTCAGCTCCCTGACGAAGCGATAGCTCTGGCTGCTGCGTCGCATATTGAGAGGGAACTGCAGATAACTCCATGGAGCCTGAGCAGTAATTTTGTTGCTTGTACAAACCAg GATAGGGCAAACATTGAGCGTCTTGAAATTACTGGTGTTGGTGATCCTTCTGGCCGGGGCTTAGGATTTAGCTATGTTCGTGCTGCTCCAAAGGCACCAATGTCAAATGCAATGATGAAGAAAAAGGCAGGTGCTGGTCGAGGAGGTTCCACTGTTACAGGGACAGATGCAGACCTACGTAGATTGAGCATGGAGGCTGCAAGAGAG GTGCTTCTGAAGTTCAATGTACCTGACGAGCAGATTGCAAAACAGACAAGGTGGCATCGTATTGCCATGATACGCAAGCTATCAAGTGAACAAGCTTCATGTGGGGTCAAGGTGGATCCAACAACTATCAGCAAGTATGCACGTGGCCAACGAATGTCCTTTCTTCAGCTACAACAACAGACAAGAGAAAAGTGCCAAGAAATTTGGGATCGCCAAGTTCAATCTCTTTCAGCATTGGAtggtgatgaaattgaaagcgaTTCTGAAGCAAATAGTGATCTGGATTCCTTTGCCGGAGACCTAGAAAACTTGCTTGATGCAGAGGAATTTGAAGGGGACGAAAGTAATTATGAGTCTAAGCATGACAAAGGAGATTGTGTAAAGGGGATAAAAATGAGAAGACGCCCATCACAAGCTCAGGCAGAAGAAGAATTTGAAGATGAAGCTGCTGAGGCTGCTGAACTATGCAGATTGCTTATGGATG ATGATGAGGCtgagcagaaaaagaaaaggaaaataaaaactgGTTGTGTTAATGCAGTATTGGCACCTAAAAAACCAAGTTTTGTTGACAATGTTCACCGGGGTAAGAAAATGAACAAAACCCAACCCAGTGGATCATATACACCTAAAGAGAACAGCATCAGAGACTCAAAGGAG GTAGAAACACTGTTTATGAAAGGGAAAGCATCTGAGAAGGTGAATACAGTGAAAAAGAATGTCAGCGTCTCTAACACTCCTCCATTGAAAGCAAAAGTAATAATGGCTGATGGACTTAATCAC ATTTTCAAGGAAAAGAAATCAGCAAGAGAGAAATTCGTATGTGGAGCATGTGGACAG ctaGGACACATGAAGACCAATAAAAACTGCCCTAAGTATGGAAAGGAGCCTGAAACACCGGTAGAAACTACAGATTTGGAAAAGGCTTCCCGAAAATCCACTTCTCAGGATCTCTTGAATGTGTCCCAGCATAAGTTGCAGAAGAAAAGGATGGTCTCCAAAAGTGCAACCAAAGTTGAAGTTTCCGAGGGTGAGAAATCTAGTTTAGCAAAATCTCTTCCAGTGAAGTTCAAGTGTGGTTCCACGGAGAAATTCTCTGATAAACCTGCTGATGGAGCTGCAGATCATTCTGATCAACCTACAACTTCCGATGTCCGACCAGTCAGTTCTGATATTGATACTGGGAGTAGGTCTACTGCTAAggttaataaaatcaaaatttttaacaaGGCAAAACCTGAAAACATACAGGTTGAATCACATAAGCCCTCTATTGTGATACGACCTCCAATGGATATAGAGAGAAGCCAAATTGAATCACATAAGCCCTCTATTGTTATACGACCGCCAACATACACAgacagaaatcatgttgatcCTCATAAACCCTCCATTGTGATACGTCCGCCAGCTGAGAAAGATAGAGAAAAGagtcaaaagaaaattgttATCAGACAGTCCAAAGAGATTTTTGATCCGGACAGGGTCAGTCAGGATGGAAGAACTGGTCGTGAGCATCGGAAGACTAAAAAAATTGCTGAACTATCCAGTTTTGAGAAGCATGGTAAAACCATGCATTTTTCCAGAGAGTCAGCTAAGAGAAAAGCTGAGGACAGAAGATGGTGggaagaggaggagaagaggAGAACTGCTGAGAGactgagagaagagagagaaaggaggaTTCATGCAGAAGAAATGAGGTCACTTGAAGAACAGGAAAAATTAGCTGACATTAAAAGATACACTGAAACCATCAGATGGGATTGGGATGAAGAAGAACGCCAAAAagctaagaagaagaagaagaagaagatgaagatgaagatgaagatgaaaaaGCCTGAAATCAGTGATGATTACTTGGATGACTACAGGGGAGCTAGAAATGGCAGAAGAATGCCAGAAAGAGATCGGGGTGCAAAAAGACGACCTGTTGTTGATGTGGGGACATCTGGTGCTGATTATACTCCAGCAACAAAGCGTCGTAGAGTTGGAGAG GTTGGCTTGGCAAACATCTTGGAAGGTATTGTGGATGCTCTTAAAGATAGGGTGGAAGTGTCCTATCTTTTCTTGAAACCTGTCCCCAAGAAGGAGGCTCCTGATTACTTGGACATCGTAAAACGCCCCATGGATCTTTCAACTATTAGGGACAAGGCGAGGAAGATGGAATACAAGGATCGAAATGAGTTCAGACACGATATGTGGCAGATTGCCTACAATGCCCATGTATACAACGACGGGCGGAACCCTGGTATTCCTCCTCTTGCAGACCAGCTTTTGGAACTTTGTGATTACCTGTTGATGGAGAAACAGGAGAGCTTATCTGAAGCTGAAGCTGGTATTTGA